A single genomic interval of Terriglobus albidus harbors:
- a CDS encoding FAD/NAD(P)-binding protein, producing MDTHETATAPIAIIGGGVSGALTAYHLIRQNPKVRVVVVDPSPSPGLGLAYATPSYRHLLNVPAGKISALPSEPDHFLTWLRANHDPQAEPMTAEPMTFAPRAVFGRYIQSLLASVSGIEHLSARVVDLKLARNRAVLTCHDGRTLEARAVVLALGNFDPAPLPGIAQQARTAGVYRHNAWAADTFDGLDPQAPITLIGTGLTGVDVLLRLRELGHTGTITAVSRHGIFPKRHAAYAATQRSAIPRGTPATCLSYLRTFRQALRNGAEWRAAVDSLRETTNELWLALPVEEQRRFRRHLQRRWDVVRHRMAPAIADIIEAELRAGTLQVREGGLQAVELDGERAIVTIRTPKGNQRFETARVINCTGPSMNYRRVGSPLLTSLFAQGLIAAGPLGGGLRTSQTGAVIDAAGQESSILFSLGPGRQGTLLESIAIPEIRTQAAELACTLQTATQQPEAEPHKAAALYNAESMVNAESMVLVSRGAVA from the coding sequence ATGGATACGCACGAGACAGCAACAGCACCGATCGCAATCATTGGTGGTGGCGTGAGTGGAGCTCTCACGGCCTATCACCTCATCCGCCAGAACCCGAAGGTTCGCGTCGTTGTGGTGGATCCCAGCCCGTCGCCTGGACTGGGCCTGGCCTATGCGACCCCAAGCTACAGACATCTGTTGAACGTGCCGGCAGGCAAGATCAGCGCGTTGCCCAGCGAGCCCGATCACTTCCTGACCTGGCTGCGAGCGAACCATGATCCGCAGGCGGAGCCCATGACGGCGGAGCCCATGACCTTCGCGCCGCGCGCCGTCTTTGGGCGATACATTCAGTCGCTGCTGGCCTCTGTCTCTGGAATCGAACATCTCAGCGCCAGGGTGGTCGATTTGAAACTTGCGCGAAACAGGGCGGTACTGACCTGCCACGATGGCCGAACCCTGGAAGCGAGAGCCGTCGTGCTGGCGTTGGGCAATTTCGATCCTGCCCCACTTCCCGGCATCGCGCAGCAGGCGCGGACGGCCGGTGTCTATCGGCACAATGCATGGGCTGCTGACACCTTCGACGGGCTCGACCCGCAGGCCCCCATCACGCTCATCGGAACCGGATTGACCGGTGTGGATGTGCTGTTGCGGCTTCGGGAGCTGGGGCACACCGGAACCATCACGGCGGTCTCACGTCACGGCATCTTTCCCAAGCGCCACGCTGCATATGCAGCCACGCAGCGAAGTGCGATTCCGCGGGGTACTCCGGCCACCTGCCTGTCTTATCTACGTACATTTCGCCAGGCTTTGCGCAATGGCGCGGAGTGGCGCGCAGCGGTCGACAGCCTGAGAGAGACGACCAATGAACTCTGGCTCGCTCTTCCGGTTGAGGAGCAGCGCCGCTTCCGTCGCCATCTGCAGCGGCGGTGGGATGTGGTGCGGCACCGCATGGCTCCGGCGATCGCCGACATCATCGAGGCCGAGTTACGCGCCGGCACGCTGCAGGTTCGGGAAGGCGGGCTGCAGGCTGTCGAGCTGGACGGAGAGCGCGCCATCGTCACGATTCGAACACCGAAAGGGAATCAGCGTTTCGAGACTGCACGCGTGATCAACTGCACCGGCCCCAGCATGAACTACAGGAGGGTAGGCTCGCCGCTACTCACCAGTCTGTTCGCGCAGGGGCTCATCGCCGCCGGCCCACTGGGTGGTGGCCTTCGCACTTCGCAGACAGGAGCCGTGATCGATGCCGCTGGGCAGGAGTCGTCTATTCTGTTTAGTCTGGGGCCCGGCCGCCAGGGAACCTTGCTGGAGTCGATTGCCATTCCCGAGATTCGTACCCAGGCGGCGGAGCTGGCCTGCACGCTGCAAACGGCCACGCAGCAGCCGGAAGCGGAGCCGCATAAGGCGGCTGCCCTCTACAACGCAGAGTCGATGGTCAATGCAGAGTCGATGGTCCTTGTGTCTCGCGGAGCAGTCGCATGA
- a CDS encoding PadR family transcriptional regulator: protein MTEQNTDVIQGTLDLLILKTLSLEPMHGFGIARRVEQVSRGVFKVNPGSLLTALQRLERAGWLDAEWKNTENSRRAKFYTLTRAGRKQLEIEEEDWNRRSSAVARLLRQEA from the coding sequence ATGACTGAGCAGAATACCGATGTCATCCAGGGCACGCTCGACCTTCTGATCCTGAAGACACTGAGTCTGGAACCGATGCACGGCTTTGGCATCGCTCGCCGGGTCGAACAGGTTTCGCGCGGAGTCTTCAAGGTGAACCCCGGTTCCCTGCTCACGGCGCTACAGCGGCTGGAACGCGCCGGCTGGCTCGATGCGGAGTGGAAGAACACGGAGAACTCGCGCCGCGCCAAGTTCTATACGCTTACGCGCGCGGGCAGGAAACAGTTGGAGATCGAAGAAGAGGACTGGAACCGGCGATCCTCTGCGGTAGCCAGGCTTCTCCGTCAGGAGGCCTAA
- a CDS encoding XRE family transcriptional regulator: MQTFGHRIQALRRELGYSQRKLGTLIGATGPTIFNWESDTTQPDRIRRSLLESAAEALNTTVDYLISGKGDAHPNEPFSMQRVRAVDESEYQDDDEGEVRIPVYDVRLQAGPGAQPPEFIETLERLTFKSSWLRKKRLREADLRIVTVEGDSMVPTLWGGDKVAVNINQRNVVDGRVFALAYGNDLRIKRLFWLADGRLRIVSDNKAYAEEIVNSEEIDRVVIIGQVMHKMGEGGL, from the coding sequence ATGCAAACCTTCGGACATCGGATTCAGGCGTTGCGGCGAGAACTGGGCTATTCGCAGCGCAAGCTGGGAACGCTGATCGGCGCCACCGGGCCGACGATCTTCAACTGGGAGTCGGATACGACGCAGCCCGACCGCATTCGCCGCTCCCTGCTGGAGTCGGCGGCAGAGGCGCTGAACACTACGGTCGACTACCTGATCTCGGGCAAGGGCGACGCTCATCCGAATGAACCGTTCTCCATGCAGCGCGTCCGGGCCGTGGACGAAAGCGAATACCAGGATGACGACGAGGGTGAGGTCCGCATCCCGGTCTACGACGTCCGCCTGCAGGCCGGCCCCGGAGCACAGCCGCCGGAGTTTATCGAGACGCTGGAACGGCTCACCTTCAAGAGCTCATGGCTGCGCAAGAAGCGCCTGCGCGAGGCCGATCTGCGCATCGTTACGGTGGAAGGCGACAGCATGGTTCCCACGCTGTGGGGAGGCGATAAGGTCGCAGTCAACATCAACCAGCGTAACGTCGTCGACGGCCGCGTCTTTGCGCTTGCTTACGGCAACGACCTGCGCATCAAACGCCTCTTCTGGCTGGCAGACGGCCGCCTGCGCATCGTCAGCGACAACAAGGCCTATGCCGAAGAGATCGTCAACAGCGAAGAGATCGACCGCGTCGTCATCATCGGCCAGGTGATGCACAAGATGGGGGAGGGCGGCCTCTAG
- a CDS encoding helix-turn-helix domain-containing protein has translation METSSREIIRCTRCRLQQYMTQTQRCRRCSGDLLPPPPPPEPTGPETVTASNLMASRLRLVRRCRHFSQPELAERAQVSQQFISVMERGRSRVTLETLERYARALNLPLHVLFAPAPQFERYLQKQGMV, from the coding sequence GTGGAAACATCCTCCCGCGAGATCATCCGCTGCACCCGCTGCCGCCTGCAGCAATATATGACCCAGACCCAGCGCTGCCGCCGCTGCAGCGGAGACCTTCTGCCGCCTCCGCCGCCACCCGAACCCACAGGGCCTGAAACAGTCACCGCATCGAACCTGATGGCCAGCCGCCTCCGCTTAGTCCGGCGCTGCCGCCACTTCAGCCAGCCCGAACTCGCAGAACGCGCCCAGGTCTCGCAGCAGTTCATCTCCGTGATGGAGAGGGGCCGCTCGCGGGTCACGCTTGAAACCCTGGAACGTTATGCCAGGGCGCTGAATCTTCCGCTCCATGTTCTGTTCGCACCGGCACCGCAGTTCGAGCGCTACCTGCAAAAACAAGGGATGGTGTAA
- a CDS encoding DnaA N-terminal domain-containing protein, translating into MARIRTIKPDFFKHEDLFDLEQETGLPVRIAFAGLWTVADRDGRFEWKPRTLKTDVLPHDPVDFAKVLDALETRGFLNTYEVEGRRYGVIPSWERHQVINNRESQSVLPPPPQLGNASATREPRVQDAEKDSLTSAPAEGKGREGERKGREQRGRARVDAAGLARSVLEELRLTGDDLLRTLTDVCKLELQAGTTPEKLREKLIESFRHFNQARPRLQITWGPARFFGEGHWRDATLWPWKDGASSQVTVGLYRQSEVAEEEARAKAERRKAEFEFLQGANADAGYSVWQSMRTRLQESLDSQSFDTWIKPLGTAGIKDAQLILVAPNEAFGQVPERFQFNRFLPHTVPSIRMIFGDSGG; encoded by the coding sequence ATGGCGCGCATCCGCACCATCAAACCCGACTTCTTCAAGCATGAGGACCTCTTCGACCTGGAGCAGGAGACCGGCCTTCCCGTCCGCATCGCCTTCGCCGGGTTGTGGACCGTGGCCGACCGCGACGGACGCTTCGAATGGAAGCCGCGAACGCTGAAGACGGATGTCTTACCGCATGACCCGGTGGACTTTGCCAAGGTGCTCGACGCGTTGGAGACGCGTGGCTTCCTCAACACCTATGAGGTCGAGGGCAGACGCTACGGCGTCATCCCCTCGTGGGAGCGGCACCAGGTCATCAACAACCGCGAGTCGCAGAGCGTGCTTCCGCCTCCTCCACAGTTAGGCAACGCGTCCGCTACGCGTGAGCCACGGGTGCAGGACGCGGAGAAAGATTCCCTTACGTCTGCACCAGCGGAAGGGAAAGGAAGGGAAGGGGAAAGGAAAGGAAGGGAGCAACGCGGACGGGCACGCGTTGACGCCGCCGGCCTGGCACGTAGCGTTCTCGAAGAGCTGCGACTCACCGGAGACGATCTGCTGCGCACACTCACCGATGTCTGCAAGCTAGAGCTTCAGGCAGGCACGACGCCGGAGAAGCTACGCGAAAAACTCATCGAGAGCTTCCGCCACTTCAACCAGGCACGGCCGCGATTGCAGATCACCTGGGGACCGGCACGCTTCTTCGGCGAAGGACACTGGCGCGATGCAACGCTGTGGCCGTGGAAAGACGGAGCCTCCAGCCAAGTCACGGTTGGTCTTTACCGGCAGTCTGAGGTTGCTGAAGAGGAAGCCAGGGCAAAGGCTGAGCGACGAAAGGCGGAGTTTGAGTTCCTTCAGGGCGCGAACGCGGATGCCGGATATTCCGTCTGGCAGTCGATGCGGACACGACTGCAGGAGTCGCTTGACAGCCAGAGCTTCGATACCTGGATCAAGCCGCTGGGAACGGCCGGGATCAAAGACGCCCAGTTGATTCTGGTGGCTCCGAACGAGGCATTTGGACAGGTGCCCGAGCGGTTTCAGTTCAACCGCTTCCTTCCCCACACTGTGCCGTCCATACGGATGATCTTTGGGGATAGTGGCGGGTAG
- a CDS encoding heme NO-binding domain-containing protein: MKGIVFNWLEEIVTAEFDPETWEELLDQAGSDGIYASFGSYPDEEMTRLVEITAGMLGKTLVETWRWLGRRAVPLMAIHYPMSFAATNTLRDLLLSLPYTMDPESRMSNTTDIFSEFTVCEGENEALLVGYRAPINLCGLAEGLADGAAEYFGDAIEIDQLKCTIQEDDTCLYRVRFLGSDDQPLDMDDSKFVLFL; this comes from the coding sequence GTGAAGGGCATCGTATTTAACTGGCTTGAAGAGATCGTCACCGCAGAGTTCGACCCGGAGACGTGGGAGGAGCTGCTGGATCAGGCCGGTAGTGATGGCATCTATGCCTCGTTCGGGAGCTATCCGGACGAAGAGATGACACGGCTGGTAGAGATCACTGCCGGTATGCTCGGTAAGACCTTAGTGGAGACCTGGCGCTGGCTTGGTCGGCGGGCCGTGCCCTTGATGGCCATTCACTATCCCATGTCGTTTGCAGCGACAAATACGCTGCGAGATCTGTTGTTGAGCCTGCCCTACACGATGGATCCGGAGTCAAGAATGAGCAATACAACAGACATTTTTTCTGAGTTCACGGTTTGCGAGGGAGAGAACGAGGCGTTGCTGGTGGGATATCGCGCGCCGATCAATCTCTGCGGACTGGCCGAAGGGCTGGCTGACGGTGCTGCCGAGTACTTCGGCGATGCCATTGAGATCGACCAGCTGAAATGCACGATCCAGGAAGATGACACATGCCTCTATCGCGTGCGCTTCCTGGGCTCAGATGACCAGCCTCTCGATATGGACGACTCAAAGTTCGTTCTCTTTCTGTAG
- a CDS encoding type III polyketide synthase, translated as MTQAYIHRIATAAPEHEVHGAFVAFAGKLLQDDRARSLFHRMAAKAEIDRRYSVLQVVPPFADDAVNAHEFYQLNGFPGTEERMRVYERWAPRLLYKALDRLKLTPAERGRIRHVIVTSCTGHYAPGLDFAIIDYLGLSREVSRTMVGFMGCYAAINGLRQAQHIVRSAPDESVLLVNLELCTLHLQESQDLAEVLSFLIFGDGCAVSLISGEPGGLAIDAFRTVMVEGTRDLITWRIGDGGFLMHLSGQVPGEIEKWLRQAGGELANNGTSLWAIHPGGNSVLDAVERGLDLPDKSLAASRNVLRSYGNMSSATVMFVLEELMRSAQAGEKGLAMSFGPGLTAETMEFHAV; from the coding sequence GTGACCCAGGCTTATATTCATCGCATTGCAACAGCGGCTCCGGAGCATGAGGTTCATGGGGCCTTCGTCGCCTTTGCCGGCAAACTTCTGCAGGATGACCGTGCGCGGTCACTCTTTCATCGCATGGCGGCGAAGGCGGAGATCGATCGCCGCTACTCCGTACTGCAGGTCGTGCCGCCCTTTGCGGACGATGCGGTGAATGCGCATGAGTTCTACCAGCTGAACGGCTTTCCCGGCACCGAGGAGCGTATGCGTGTCTATGAACGATGGGCTCCTCGGCTGCTCTACAAAGCGCTTGACCGGCTGAAGTTGACGCCTGCGGAACGTGGCCGCATCCGCCATGTGATTGTGACTTCGTGTACCGGCCACTATGCGCCGGGCCTGGACTTCGCGATCATCGACTATCTTGGCCTGTCGCGCGAGGTCTCGCGGACGATGGTTGGATTCATGGGCTGCTATGCCGCGATCAACGGTCTGCGTCAGGCACAGCACATTGTCCGTTCCGCGCCGGATGAGAGCGTTCTTCTGGTCAACCTGGAGCTGTGCACGCTGCATCTGCAGGAGTCACAGGACCTGGCTGAGGTGTTGTCGTTCCTGATCTTCGGCGATGGCTGCGCGGTCAGCCTGATCTCGGGTGAACCCGGAGGCCTGGCCATCGATGCGTTCCGCACCGTGATGGTCGAAGGCACCCGCGATCTGATCACGTGGCGTATCGGCGATGGAGGTTTCCTGATGCATCTCTCAGGACAGGTGCCGGGTGAGATTGAGAAGTGGCTTCGCCAGGCCGGGGGAGAACTTGCAAACAACGGCACCTCACTCTGGGCGATTCATCCCGGCGGCAACTCGGTGCTGGATGCGGTGGAGCGCGGCCTCGATCTGCCGGACAAGTCGCTGGCTGCATCGCGGAACGTATTGCGGAGTTATGGCAATATGTCTTCCGCGACGGTGATGTTCGTTCTGGAGGAGCTGATGCGTTCGGCACAGGCGGGAGAGAAAGGTCTGGCGATGTCGTTCGGTCCGGGGCTCACGGCGGAGACGATGGAGTTCCATGCCGTCTGA
- a CDS encoding methyltransferase domain-containing protein — MPSERKDFTQRAHLSEWMDEPCSYPTFRECLRDLEEVNRVLGGYTPSLAWIEESLQHCEGPVHLLDVGSGGGGLLRAVEASEIARQRGVHLTGIDLNPHAAQAAKEFTPKGSAIAWISGDVFSYKGPTTLIVSSLLTHHLTEEHIVRFLAWMEETATGGWFINDLRRSAKAYYSFKVLAWALRWHRFVRHDGPVSVRRAFLAEDWQRMCSAAGLPMNEIRIEEKPFARLCVSRRKS, encoded by the coding sequence ATGCCGTCTGAACGGAAGGACTTTACCCAGCGGGCCCACCTTTCGGAGTGGATGGATGAACCGTGTTCCTATCCAACCTTTCGTGAATGCCTGCGCGATCTGGAAGAGGTGAACCGTGTGCTGGGCGGATACACGCCTTCGCTTGCATGGATTGAGGAGTCGCTGCAGCACTGCGAGGGGCCAGTTCATCTGCTGGATGTGGGCAGCGGCGGTGGAGGTCTGCTGCGCGCCGTAGAAGCTTCGGAGATAGCCCGCCAGCGTGGTGTGCACCTGACAGGCATTGATCTGAATCCGCATGCGGCCCAGGCGGCGAAGGAGTTCACGCCGAAGGGCTCTGCCATTGCGTGGATCTCCGGAGATGTCTTTTCATACAAAGGCCCCACAACCCTGATCGTCAGCTCGCTGCTGACGCATCATCTGACCGAAGAACACATCGTACGTTTCCTGGCATGGATGGAGGAGACGGCCACCGGTGGATGGTTCATCAACGATCTTCGCCGCAGCGCCAAGGCATACTACAGCTTCAAGGTGCTGGCATGGGCCTTACGCTGGCATCGCTTCGTGCGTCACGACGGGCCGGTATCGGTCCGCAGAGCATTTCTCGCGGAGGACTGGCAACGCATGTGTTCCGCGGCAGGGCTTCCCATGAACGAGATCCGCATTGAAGAGAAGCCGTTTGCCCGGCTGTGTGTTTCGAGGCGGAAGTCATGA
- a CDS encoding NAD(P)/FAD-dependent oxidoreductase yields the protein MSTTLDVIVAGGGPAGAAIGTLLAGQGRSVMLFEKTTAAQDKMCGEFFSEEGARYLAALGVDLRALGAVTIDRVRLAARDVLAECALPFPGLSLPRRVVDEHLLHRASESGVAVVRGTSVEQLTGALGEWRVRLSDGAEQTSNDAFVATGKYDLRGRRRNGGSQNDLVAFKMYFQLSAEQEERLRGWVELILFPGGYAGLQLVGPGCANLSLLLTKFELKRCAAEWCRVLGHAVASSAHLASRLAGAVQLRSRPITLSAIPYGYRRTATEDAPWYLGDQSAVMPSFTGDGMSIALHSAFLAADAYRRGVPAHAYQTLLARQLKRPVQFATTLSRCMVSTPALAHALRLYPGAMAWIASWTRVPSHFVKISDVHRTSPYASFHRCAGDI from the coding sequence ATGAGCACGACGCTCGATGTGATCGTCGCCGGTGGCGGACCTGCTGGCGCGGCGATTGGCACGTTGCTTGCCGGACAGGGCCGTAGCGTGATGCTGTTTGAGAAGACAACCGCGGCGCAGGACAAGATGTGCGGCGAGTTCTTCAGCGAAGAAGGAGCTCGTTATCTTGCAGCTCTGGGTGTGGATCTTCGCGCGCTGGGAGCGGTCACTATCGATCGAGTCCGGCTGGCGGCGAGGGATGTTCTGGCCGAGTGTGCACTTCCCTTCCCCGGGCTTTCTCTTCCTCGCCGCGTCGTCGACGAACACCTGCTGCACCGCGCATCTGAAAGCGGAGTTGCTGTCGTGCGAGGAACGAGTGTGGAGCAGTTGACAGGCGCGCTGGGCGAATGGCGCGTACGTCTTAGCGATGGCGCTGAACAAACATCTAACGATGCCTTCGTCGCTACAGGCAAGTACGATCTTCGCGGACGGAGACGTAATGGCGGCTCACAGAATGACCTTGTGGCCTTCAAGATGTACTTCCAGCTGTCAGCAGAACAAGAAGAGCGCCTGCGAGGCTGGGTGGAGCTGATTCTCTTCCCCGGCGGCTATGCCGGGTTGCAGCTGGTTGGCCCGGGTTGCGCCAACCTCAGCCTGTTGCTCACAAAGTTCGAGCTGAAACGCTGTGCAGCCGAGTGGTGCCGCGTGCTTGGACACGCCGTCGCATCGTCAGCCCATTTAGCAAGCAGACTTGCGGGTGCGGTACAGTTACGTTCCAGGCCGATTACGCTCTCCGCGATTCCATATGGATATCGTCGGACCGCAACGGAGGATGCTCCCTGGTATCTAGGCGATCAGAGCGCGGTGATGCCGTCGTTCACAGGCGATGGTATGTCGATCGCGTTGCACTCCGCATTTCTGGCGGCAGATGCGTATCGGCGCGGCGTACCGGCTCATGCGTATCAAACGCTGCTGGCGCGGCAATTGAAGCGGCCCGTGCAGTTTGCGACGACGCTCTCGCGATGCATGGTCTCCACACCGGCGCTGGCGCATGCGCTTCGTCTTTATCCTGGCGCGATGGCGTGGATTGCCTCATGGACCCGCGTTCCATCACACTTTGTGAAGATTAGTGACGTTCACCGCACTTCACCTTACGCCTCATTTCACCGCTGTGCAGGAGATATCTGA
- a CDS encoding acyl carrier protein: protein MEMETIQQLEKIRQHCIELIAAAKKVPPETLSPASTFEEIGLDSLDKVTLAFDVEEAYDIAIPESALATIQSISDMAAAIQQAVAAKPVTTDSQTSPA from the coding sequence ATGGAGATGGAAACGATCCAGCAACTGGAAAAAATCCGGCAACACTGCATTGAACTGATCGCTGCGGCCAAGAAAGTTCCGCCGGAGACGCTTTCCCCTGCTTCGACCTTCGAGGAGATAGGACTGGACTCGCTGGATAAGGTGACGCTGGCCTTCGATGTGGAAGAGGCTTACGACATCGCCATTCCGGAGAGCGCGCTGGCCACGATCCAGAGCATCAGCGACATGGCGGCGGCTATTCAACAGGCGGTCGCGGCAAAGCCTGTCACCACTGATTCCCAAACGAGCCCGGCATGA
- a CDS encoding beta-ketoacyl-[acyl-carrier-protein] synthase family protein — MRRVAITGMGCVTPIGIGTERFLRSLREGRDGFVPLSDQERVGLNFSYTARVDDFQPDKLLTPDQMLLSERSSQFALVAAHEAITQSGLPATLDGSRIAVVFGCSAGGRLAEEPALEKLYTQGARVHPLTVPRAMANAGTSLVSMEHGITGPAYTVSTACASATHAIGQAFHMVRSGMVDAAITGGHDATLTFGFLRAWNSLRVVSPTFCRPFAKDRDGMTLGEGSAVLVLEEMESAVRRGAQVLGEIAGFGMSSDARHITQPSPGGPAAAMRSALLDCGELRAPVRYINAHGTGTIANDGTEAEAIHMVFAEETGRIPVSSTKSMHGHAMGASGALEAVATVLALQYGELPHTAHASEIDPELGLDVITGEPRRIERTSEPVLALSNSFAFGGLNAVLAFRSV; from the coding sequence ATGAGACGTGTCGCCATTACGGGCATGGGCTGTGTCACCCCCATCGGCATCGGCACGGAGAGATTCTTACGCTCGCTGCGTGAAGGGAGAGACGGCTTTGTTCCTCTCTCAGACCAGGAGCGCGTGGGGTTGAACTTCAGCTACACGGCGCGGGTGGATGACTTCCAGCCGGACAAGCTGCTCACGCCGGACCAGATGCTGCTCTCTGAGCGATCGTCGCAGTTTGCCCTGGTGGCGGCGCATGAGGCGATCACGCAGTCGGGCTTGCCGGCTACGCTCGACGGCAGCCGAATTGCTGTTGTCTTTGGCTGCTCTGCCGGCGGCAGGCTGGCGGAAGAGCCGGCGCTGGAGAAGCTCTATACGCAGGGCGCTCGCGTTCATCCCCTGACCGTACCGCGTGCGATGGCCAATGCAGGCACGAGCCTGGTCTCGATGGAGCATGGCATTACCGGACCTGCGTATACCGTCTCCACCGCCTGCGCTTCGGCGACGCACGCGATTGGCCAGGCCTTTCACATGGTGCGCTCGGGCATGGTGGATGCTGCGATCACCGGAGGCCATGATGCAACGCTGACCTTTGGCTTTCTGCGGGCATGGAACAGCCTGCGTGTGGTGTCGCCGACCTTCTGCCGTCCTTTTGCCAAAGATCGCGACGGTATGACCCTGGGCGAAGGCTCCGCGGTGCTGGTTCTGGAAGAGATGGAGAGCGCCGTGCGCCGAGGAGCGCAGGTGCTGGGAGAGATCGCCGGCTTCGGCATGTCTTCCGATGCGCGGCACATCACACAGCCTTCCCCCGGCGGACCCGCAGCCGCCATGCGCAGTGCGCTGCTGGACTGCGGCGAGCTGCGCGCGCCGGTACGCTATATCAATGCGCACGGTACTGGGACCATTGCCAACGATGGGACAGAGGCGGAGGCGATCCATATGGTCTTCGCGGAGGAGACCGGCAGAATTCCGGTGAGCTCGACGAAGTCGATGCATGGCCATGCGATGGGCGCCTCTGGAGCACTGGAGGCAGTGGCGACCGTGCTTGCGTTACAGTATGGCGAGCTGCCGCACACAGCGCATGCCAGCGAGATCGATCCAGAGCTTGGGCTCGATGTGATTACGGGCGAACCACGACGGATCGAGCGAACCAGTGAGCCGGTGCTCGCACTCTCTAACTCCTTTGCCTTTGGCGGGCTTAATGCTGTCCTGGCCTTTCGCTCGGTTTGA
- a CDS encoding DUF2147 domain-containing protein, whose protein sequence is MLKLIAGLFLVIAATAQAEEPGVLGNWVEPTGSVIRIAPCGQELCARLIAISKQAPTRFDSNNPDKAKRNQPLCGLTIGHGFHLSDQNHADGGYLYDPKSGRTYHGSMARNGDRLELRGYVGIKLFGRTEVWSRVGNVSECIA, encoded by the coding sequence ATGTTGAAGCTGATTGCCGGTCTTTTCCTGGTGATTGCGGCCACAGCGCAGGCCGAGGAGCCCGGTGTTCTGGGTAACTGGGTGGAGCCTACGGGCTCAGTGATTCGCATTGCGCCGTGCGGACAGGAGCTGTGTGCGCGGCTGATTGCGATCAGCAAACAGGCTCCGACACGTTTCGACAGCAACAATCCGGATAAGGCGAAACGCAACCAGCCGCTGTGTGGGCTGACGATCGGCCATGGATTCCACCTCTCTGACCAGAACCATGCGGATGGTGGCTATCTCTATGACCCGAAGTCGGGTAGAACGTACCACGGCTCGATGGCGCGCAATGGCGATCGGCTGGAGTTGCGTGGGTATGTGGGGATCAAGTTGTTTGGAAGGACTGAGGTGTGGAGCAGAGTGGGGAATGTGAGTGAGTGTATCGCTTAG
- a CDS encoding REP-associated tyrosine transposase, translating to MAIPARTARPGTYFVTSLVTNRRRIFQVARNAELFLDTLDHYRENYFLHAYVVMPDHIHLLLTPTQITLERTMQLIKGGFSHRFHSSQPVWQRGFTDHRIRNEEEYAMRLQYIAQNPVRARLCPTAEEYLYSSVKPTIRLDEYLSG from the coding sequence ATGGCTATCCCGGCACGTACGGCGAGACCTGGAACCTATTTCGTCACATCCTTAGTTACGAATCGACGAAGAATCTTTCAAGTTGCGCGGAATGCCGAGCTGTTCCTTGACACTCTGGATCACTACCGCGAGAACTACTTTCTGCATGCCTATGTCGTAATGCCCGATCATATTCATCTGTTGCTGACTCCGACGCAGATCACCCTTGAACGGACGATGCAATTGATCAAGGGTGGGTTCTCTCATCGTTTCCATTCATCTCAGCCTGTCTGGCAGCGAGGATTTACAGATCATCGGATTCGGAACGAGGAAGAGTATGCAATGCGGCTCCAGTACATTGCTCAAAACCCTGTGCGAGCGAGACTGTGCCCAACGGCTGAAGAGTATCTGTATTCCTCTGTAAAGCCAACGATTCGGTTGGACGAGTACCTCAGCGGCTAA